In Clarias gariepinus isolate MV-2021 ecotype Netherlands chromosome 21, CGAR_prim_01v2, whole genome shotgun sequence, the sequence gattatgtACCTCTGATTTCCCAGAGGACTGGAGAACTTCCTGACCCAACTAAATATCCCAATTCTGTCCCCTGGTTCCAGATCAAGTTTGGAagagcccatatcacaagaggaagTAATTTCAACTGTCTCATCATTGCAAACTGGTAAGTCCCTGGATTCTGACGGCTTTCCTGCAGAGTTTTTGAAATCATTCTCCTCCAACTTCCAGATCCAATCTCCTCCATGCCACCTTTGCTGTCATTACTTAGTGAATTTActagtgcagggagcggaggagtggggtggtgtgggagaacttgggaaggttaaaaacgagacgtgctgctgcattttggatcagttgcagaggacgaatcgtggacagaggcaggcctgccaggagtgagttgcagtagtccagtcttgaaataacaagggactgaacaagcacctgagtagcctgtgaagaaagaaatgggcgaattcttctgatattgtaaagaagaaatcgacaagagcgagtaaggttagcgatgtgtggggaaaatgacaaatgattgtccacggttaccccaagatggCTGAAGGAGTTCTACTAAATTGTGCAGCACTTACAACAGAAGTGCACAACCTTACTTTCAAgatagtgaaaaatcagtttacctATCTTGGTATAACAGTTAcaagaaaaacatctttttaaagaaaattttattggGCTGCAAAATGTCCCTAGGGGGccaaattaatgtaattaaattgagTGTACttcttaaatttttatatctttttcagTCCGTACctgaatttattttcaaatcttactttggtgcaTTGGATTCAATTATATaatcttacctttggaaaggtaaacatcctcGATTGAACAAGTCCCGACTTCAAAGATGGTGGCATGGCTCTACCCAATTTTCGTTTTTCTACTGGGCAGCAAATATTCGATGTCATGCCTTTTGGGCACATTTTATAACTAACTTAATCGGCCAGCCTgagtggaaatggagataagctctgtaaaaaaaatctctttgtCTCTGTACTTTCCAGTAATTGTAAATTACAGTGGTTATTTGGACTCTCTCCAGTCCTCTCATTCCTAACCATCTCTTATATgcgtctaactccagctaaatGTCGATTACTGTCCTTTGCATCCCTCCTGGCCAGGCAGTCTCTTTTAGTTAGGTGAaaggatgccacgtcacccacCCACGCCCGGTGGCTCAGGGATATTCTGTCCCATcactgtatttcttttaatacGTAAAGTTATTTGCTGATACAGCAAAACGTTTTTACTTGCAATCTTAAGACAATGTGACTAGAAACAAGTTTAAATCTTCTATTTGgtgttttgtaatatttttttaaaggaattttaCATAAATTTGACTAAATTCAATGTATCATGTTTTTACAGTAAGAAATCCAGACGTtgatctataaaaaataaaccaagaaAAAATACCTTAAATGACACGAGGAAAAAACCTAGAGTCAAAACAGCCAGTAAGGTGTCTGGATGTTACAAATGCAGAAGTAGGCAGTGCATACTGAAATTTTCTAATGACGCAGAAAGAAACCACATGTATCATTTAGCACtacaagatatactgtatactttagaCTTTAGTTACCTTTGAACACGGGGTCCCCATTcctctattttattattagtatcaGTGTAAGTATTAGTGTAAGCATTAGTGTAAGTATTAGTGTAAGTATTAGTGTAAGTATTAGTGTAAGTAGCATAAAAATGATcacctttaatgtaatcagtgatattatttcaggttgaagcccatgtacttgtctgtctgtctttcagtATGGCACAACTCTCTGTctaatgcaaaaaataatattttgtaagTTTGAGTACCttacagatgagaaacaaaaaaatttgatcACCCTcacgttaaaattcacttataccacttaaGTGCTGTTATTAtgttactcaacattttgatttcacttatggtgcaggttaaacttcaggcagacaTCTAAGTACTCCAAacgttttatttaattctatcCAGCCAATTTTGTGggatgcagacagacagaattttctgagactggttttgggtccttCAAAGTATGACACGTAAAGTCATCATTATAAGAATGATTTCTCAccaatgtacagaaaaaaactttattttctttatatagaTGCACATATAATCAATTTATCCACATTCTGTGttaacatattaataaaaaatagatttagGTGAGGTAGATGAGGTAAACTATAGATGCTCAGGACACCAATAGTGGACAATTCATTTTTACCTCTCTGTATCATTACAAATGATATAATAGCTGAAGTGGTGGAAAGTGTTTACTGGTACCAATGTGCTTgtacaaacatttaaacaaacgtTTCTGAAAAAACTTTTCTGAGTAGCTTAAATAGCTGTTAAGCCCAACTTTCCTGCATCTTCTCTGGTTTTTTGGGTTTTTATCTCGAGtccttgttttctttgtttctccATTTAAATATGATGacggtgatgatgatgaccagAGCAGTGATGACCAGAGCAGCGATGAATGCGATCACCTTCCGATTCTTACAccgcacaatatttattttgttcatgGCCTTATCTTCCATGTTCTGTTTTAATTTGTTAGTTGTCTTTTGAAACAGCAAGGTCTATGGACAAGATATACAGAATATTTGACTCAACACACAAAATCATACCTTCTTATAGAGCAAAACAGTGTTTTGGTATGAACGTTTAGAAAGGTCATAGTTACCGCCTTACGGAGCGCTTCTCCTCTCTCATCCAGTTCCTCTAGACTGTACTCACGCTCTTGGATTTTGTTCATGCTGTCTTGAATGATGACCTGAACCTCCTCTACATTCTCATGACACTGCTGCAGCTGGCCTTTTCCCTCCTTTTGAACACAAACATGACACACATTCACATCAGTGGTGAAACAATGCATGAAAATGTCAGCCATTGGATACAAGGTAGGTCCAATCAGCTTGTTTACTGTCTATTCTCAGGTAAACACCCGGGTGGCACTAGACTACAGCTCCAAGCAtggtttgtgtatttttgtattgCCCATGTATCAGCTGCTTACAGTCTGGGCGAGAGGCCAATGCAGCCACTCCACCAAGTTCCTGGTAGAGGTCAACATGGTGACCCACACACAGCCCAGCTCCCAATAGAGGTCAAAATGGCAACCTGCACAGCCTACTTCCTTGTGGAGGTCAACATCATTGTGACTACCAGAATCCAAGTCCCAGCTCAACGACCCCAATCCCAGTTTTCCTCAACATGTCCACATGGGGTGATCTTCATCCATGTTCTCCCCTCTAAAAACAAACACCAAAACTGCTTCCAGTCCATTCTCTGCCCCTTTACCCTCTACTGCTCAAGACCCCATTTTACCACAACGTGGAGCTTTCCTGTTACCCCCTACTTGTTTGAGAACTTTGCACCTCCTATAAAAGCTTTGGCATGTAAAATGCCATACATAATTACTGTCCTGGACCCAATTCAGACTTTGGTTGGCGGATATAGAGCCATGCCATGAAGCTGAGGATGTCAGGTAAGTGACCCCAAGTTGGCACTAGACATCATTCCTATTTCGATATACATTAACGAGCCATCTGCCCTCGTCTTGTCTTATTCTTAACCTATATTGCAAACATaggttaatttattattttttactatattAACTTAGTAGTATAGAAAATATAGGATCTGTAGCAGCGTCTGGTAGTTAATTTATCTATACAGTATTTCAGCTTTTATGGCTACATCTTGTcaacaaaaattttttaatgaaagactGAACCCTAGCAAAGCAGCCCAGGTAGAGAAACTGACCTCACCCACCTTCTTATCACCTTCTAAAATCAGGATTGGCTGATAAAAATCTCGTTTTACTGGATGGAAATGAAAAGTGCTTTCTCCGGGCACGAAATATACTTGTTTAATAGTTAATATTactgaaaatatttatatatatatatatatatatatatatatatatatatatatatatatactgtatatttatatatatatatatatatatatatatatatatatatatatatatatatatatatatatatttttattttttttttttaagtaacaaaGGGTATAAAGTTAAAACATTCTCAAAGAGAGCTTAATCAAATGATTAACCATCATCTACTACATTGCACACAAATATTTGTAGTTGATATAATTCAACTAAGGGTTTTTCTGAGGGGTGTAAAATCCAagccttaatttattttatttatttactttttttagtaaaattgCTAGGCTAATAAGCTTGCTAATTGCAACAACAttagttatttaatttatttcacataacattttaacaatttatttaccAAATATTGTTTTCACAAATCAGTTTTGAAatgattcattttaatttgattCATGTTTTATGctcttaatttatatattttttttatcatgattaGTTTTTTAATTTGATTCATGTTTCACATTCTTGATTCATTTTcttcatgtgatttttttttgcgactaattttaaatgattattttttacattgattcatggtttcctttttattttttttctttgcatcagattttttgtacaattttttttaaattatatagtgCATAATTAAGTATTGCACTGATGAGATCAGAGTAAATTATGAAGGAATAGAACGAGGCACATAACAGAGATCAGTAATGCACAATGACACATTTCTGCATTGATGATCTCACTGAAATGTTCATCCTGGTTACGGTCCTGAAAGCACCATGCTGATCAGGGATTTGTAAATGCTTTAGTCTCGTCGTCTTAGGAAAAGCAGACATTCACTCCAGTGTTATATGTCTCCTGAATTGAAACAAGGAAAACTAGAGAACCAGAGAAAGACATATGCCACATAAATTCATTTCATTAGTCGCATTTTACActcatcatttattttataatagttaatgaaaaaatattaattaaatgatttcGGGCACCAATGTATTGTTTATGATCCTATCAAGCTAATAGAATATAATATAAAGCCTTGCCCTGGGCCCCATGTTAAGCCTACAGGTACTGCAGCATACGGTGTGTTTTGACAAAACTAGACGCGTTGCCAAATCTCTAATCCTCTAAATGACCTTTTCCCAGTATTTGGGAATTCCCaactctttatcattgtagactttattttttaacatttgcttCCTCAAAGCAGTCACATGACTTCCTAAATAAATCATAACAATTTCAgattacagatttatttatatttatattacagtCTGTGCTGATATTAGACatctaattaataataaaatgatggaaTAAGCAGCTCAATGTAACCCAAAGCCATTTTAATCAAGAACTATCGCAGTCTCTTTTAGGTTCATCTGATGTGTGAAATTCACTTGCATTTATAATGTCTAATGCATGTTTAACACCTGtagtgcattttttaaatgattcattcattttgacaTGAAAACTTTACAAGTCATTTttgaatatatgttttttttcacatgcttcatttattttaacatttttttgcaaatgattTATActtcactttgttttatttacacttgCCATTGTTTCACCGTTTTTAATACTCATAATCCACGTCCATTTCTGTTCTTTTGACATAAAAATGTTCATGTTTATTTCACGTTTACAACTTAAGAAAGGAATTAGTTTGGATATACAATCAATGTcaaattattaggaacacctgccTGTCTGGGACCAATAACCAGCCATGCTATAGTGAAGGAACCACTGAGAAAGTGAAAGTCAGTAAAGAACAATTTacacctttttttctgatgtgaATGTAAGCTGAAGCTGTTGGTCTGTACCTGTCTTGATTGTATGCAATGTGCCGCTGCCGTGCTACAGTATCAGCTGACTGAAGATCTGCCCGGTGTACAACTGTTCTGTACAGGTGTTTCTATTAAAGTGGCCAGTAATTGCAAATATTTTGTAAGAGAACCACAGAGTTGCCACAAGTTGTGAATGTCCAAACTGTGTATTGGCTGTACAGAAAACAACTGTGTACAGATGTTCATACCATCAGATGCTTCAGAGGCATCACATAACCATAACCAGCATCACATAACAGTTCACCATGTATGTTTATGAAAAGTGAAAACAGAGAAGGTGAAACTAAAGCAAagtgaatataataaaaatttaatttaactttaccATTTTGGGCAGATCTGCtcctgatttctttgtctcgTTTCCTGCaagttcttctctctctctctctctctctctctgccggTCTTCAGAGATCAGagctctgttttgttttttgaagttttttttttttttttagtaactgTAGTGATGTGCTCCTGCGTACGTCatgggttgccagattgaaGGTAGCAAATCTGATTCAATTCAACATCTACTAAATCCACATTAATGATTAATAGGCTTGAAGTTAAATTCAAACCTGATTTGTGTTTAAACAAAACAGCAGCTAAGATAAATGGCACAAGCATTTGTATTTGCAGATTTTGACTGAAAGagaatgttttatattattttcactCCTGCCAAATAACATAGCTATACCACAATGGTTCTGATATTTTACTGTAAACCAATGTACTGTTCGAACTGCATAATCCGGAACTGCTCAGTCCTGTGACAATAATCAAACGGTACAGAATTGTGCTGTAGCCTTTAAAGTGATGCGATACTGTTCAAAAGTctataaaaaattatgattatgtttttatgaatttatgtttcatagttttcatttgttttcttcacatGGTATTTTTCACATAAGTCATTGTTCagattattactttttattttggttcaagtttcaaaatgtttattcattttcttcaattgatttttaaaggattCATCTTTAATGTGgtttatgttttacatttcttttactCATTTTCGTCACATGTGATTTTTTGTACATAAGTCATtgtctaatttattaataaattagacaATGTGACATCTTTTTCAaatcagtaatttttttaatcgttgtaattatcaatctttaatTTGATTCatgtttcagatttttattcGTTTTCaccaaatatgtttttttttaaataatcagggACATTGATAATAACTCAGATCCTTAAAATTTCTTCCTCTTTGATGTTGATATTTTTAGGTGTTTATTTATGTCTTCTGTATAACTgtgtaagtatttattttctaaataatatcacacacacacacacacacaaacacacacacacacacacacacacgagagagagagaaaaagagagagagattgacaGACAGGAtacttttttgtaaatatttattgccATATATTTCAAAGATTttacacattacattttattaacagTATACCGGAggcttttaatttcattttacatGGTTGTGTCCTGAAATATCTCCTGTATCAAGACAAAACCTTTTACATGACTTGTAGGTGTCTAAGACCCAAACAGCAAACATTACATTCCTTTACCCAGGTTATCCGTCACAGATACACACATCTTTATGTAAAAATACAGACACATAAAAGCTTTAcacatgatataaaaaaaagtataaatgaaAGAGAAAGTGTTTACAAGTCCCATTGTGCTGGTGcgaacatgatgatgatgatgatgatgatgatgctggtgaaaacacacactagctcacaacaacaacaacaacaacaacaaaacactcCCGAATAGCTTATCTAATTCTTCGCTGATATTTTTGGCTTTTAATCCGAGTCTTTGTTCTCTTCGTTTGTCGTGGAGAATACGACGATGAGGCTGATGATAATGATGGCCAGAACAATTACTCCAATGATAACCGCAGTAACTCTCCAGTACTTCCACGATAAACATGCGTTTTTAGTTTCCACcttttctttcactttcttCGTTGACTTATGAAAGCGTACGCTCTGTGGAAAACATGGacagaagtaaaaataaatattagaaaaataataaaactaggCTGTAAAAAGTGTCAGTACTGcaacagcacagttttattcaCTCAGTTTGTCTCTACTGTAGCTGTTTAGGGCTCtacagtgtgtgttcagtgacACCTAGAGCATGGTGCTCAAAACCATTGACTTTTGAAAAACTTTTCACTCATGAAAACTTTTCActttatgttttacattaacAGCATTTGGCCGACACCCTTATCCAGGGCaacttacagtggtgtgaaaaactatttgcccccttcctgatttcttattcttttgcatgtttgtcacacttaaatgtttctgctcatcaaaaaccgttaactattagtcaaagataacataattgaacacaaaatgcagtttttaaatgaaggtttacgttattaagggagaaaaaaaaactccaaatctacatggccctctTCATCATTCAACCaatttgaacataaaaaaaatggcaaaaattgACCCAAAACACTCATTTGTTACACGTTCTTCTACATCTACTGTACGCTAACATTGTTTATGCACGAGCATCAGAAAGTTCACATTCACCTTCCTAAGCAGTGCTTCCGCTCTCTCATCCAGGTCAGCCAGTTTCTCCTCGCGCTCTACGGTTTTCTCGATGTTGTTCTGTACGATGACCCGGACGTCCTCCACGCCCTCCCGGAGCTTCTGCAGCTGGCTGTCTTTCTCCACCTGAACAGACAAAATTAGTCTGagtatggacaaaaaaaaattcacacacattcacagtttTAATCAA encodes:
- the LOC128509797 gene encoding vesicle-associated membrane protein 3-like is translated as MVEKDSQLQKLREGVEDVRVIVQNNIEKTVEREEKLADLDERAEALLRKSVRFHKSTKKVKEKVETKNACLSWKYWRVTAVIIGVIVLAIIIISLIVVFSTTNEENKDSD